The stretch of DNA atttctgtaCATtgtgcataaagtccttttgcAGAGGAAAGCTGTGTGATTCTTCCTGTGGACTTTCCATGGATTTTCCGCCTGAGAACCAATAGTTCTTCATCAgaaaatcttccattaaaaAGATTCTCAAACCTCAAAAGATTTaacaagaattcttttgctactttctgtgtaaattttaaaagatttttaatgagttttcccCATTTTTCTTCGAGTTTTCGcgctttttcaataaaaatcaacttctGCATGCTCCTGTGGAATGTCATAGGAATTCCATTGGAAATGGTTTAATGGGACAGTGGTGTTGTGAAATCTGCCAGCTGGGATTGTTTGGTTGTCACAGTAGAAGTCGTCATTGTCCTTGGGAAGATTACACCAGAAACCCCCTTTTCTTGAGTCAGTGCACTTTTTTAGCTTCCTGCTCATTTGCGGGTAAAGTGGAGCAATGAACTAGTTGTGTTATATAAGTGAGAAAACATCTCTTGAGCACCATGGCGGAGAGTGATGAGGCCAACTATGCACTGAACATCGCACTGAAGACCCTCCGTGAGCGATGTCAAAACCTGGAGGGTAGATTGACGACTGTTGAGGAAGAGAACCACCAGCTGCGCCTGAAACTTGGCGATAGGCCACCTCAGGACGCTGCAGAGCGTGGCGACGACGAAGTGGGGAATTTGCAGGCAAAGGTTGCGGATCTCCTGAGGCAGAAAGCCCAGCTGACGAATCACATTGCCATGGTGGCCACGGAGAATCGTCAGCTATGGTCACGGTTGTCGCGTCTCACGAAGGACAGTCGTACAGCCAAGGCGAGTCCCCCATCCCCGGTGGCCAGTCAGAACCTCCTACGCTCTAAGACATTCACACAGAACGCCCCAAATCCAAAGCTGCGGGAAAAACTCCCGGATAGTGAAAATCTCAGCCTCGAGGAGATCTCCCTGCAAATGCTGAACGAAGTGACGGACGCCAAGCAGCAGCTGGAGAAGAATTGTCAGGAAATTATGACGGGCAGCACCGCAGTGGACGGTGAGGCGCTCATGGGATTTGGTTTCCTGGCCGAGGAGACTCCCGACAGTGAAACGGACGTGACGGAGAAGCTAACAAAGGGCCTGGAGAGGTACAAGAAGCTAAAGGCCACAATGGTGAAGCAGCAGTGTGACTTAAAGATTTTGCTGGACGAGAAGAAATCCCAGAGTAAGTTGAAAAgcaatttcttgcaatttttgttCCCCACAAAGGGCTTTGTTGGCTTCTCCTTCtgagaaaaactcattaaattaCTGGTGACGGtagataatgattttttaaagatttccaAGAGTTCGATAAGACTTTCTTCACTAACCTAGTGCCTCATATTGATGAGTTTTAAGAAGCAGATTTATCTGGAAAAGttaatctaatttatttctttattaatttacgTTTTTATGAGTGTTTGAGTATATTGCGTAGTTTTTGTTGAAGAATTTGTTTGATTTACGTAATTTTTGGGTTATTCAAAGAAACTTTGCAGTTGTGCCACAGGTAAAATCTATCTTTgaagcataaataaataagaaaaagaattggaATTAATGGTGATTGGTTAAAAATCTATAGAAGAGATCTCATTGGTTGTTTTTCTTACGAATCTTTCCTTCTTTCCTTGAAGGAGCTTCAGTGCaaagttaaattgaataaatcaacCAGGGAATCAATAAaccaatttttaaagtttcagagtaaaattttaagattttcagcttaatttttgcattaagaAATTCGCCTAAAATGCATCCaaaatgagaatgaaaattaatgaatttcagaAGACACTTCAGTAGTTTTTCATTTCCTTATCAGCAGTGTATTCCATAATTAGGACTATCGTGCTGGTAAATAAACTGCAGAGACGGATCAAATATTTACTGAACAACGCACGTTCTGCAAGAGTGTTTgatcaatatatttttacaggaagaattttatttatttgtcgCAT from Lutzomyia longipalpis isolate SR_M1_2022 chromosome 1, ASM2433408v1 encodes:
- the LOC129787484 gene encoding protein spindle-F, translated to MAESDEANYALNIALKTLRERCQNLEGRLTTVEEENHQLRLKLGDRPPQDAAERGDDEVGNLQAKVADLLRQKAQLTNHIAMVATENRQLWSRLSRLTKDSRTAKASPPSPVASQNLLRSKTFTQNAPNPKLREKLPDSENLSLEEISLQMLNEVTDAKQQLEKNCQEIMTGSTAVDGEALMGFGFLAEETPDSETDVTEKLTKGLERYKKLKATMVKQQCDLKILLDEKKSQKLKVCRACEERASITKPITVSIDSQTDFEEERRSATPLAETPNPPAVPPQPLPRNIDVPRIDFLEQKRLADVLDKMCPMCGMIYSTTSKFEEFQEHVESHFVDENEMDLSIDRNYEIVSNF